One Panicum virgatum strain AP13 chromosome 3N, P.virgatum_v5, whole genome shotgun sequence DNA segment encodes these proteins:
- the LOC120664491 gene encoding transcription repressor OFP8-like — MRLVLPIQTIVIPSLPTSYFKPPRRASVRKPKPQDTRAHLTVECSIKSFMDKSRHDKTGGHGVGVGGRLRQRLAQILLHSSCATTSATAFVSVASSTNAAAAIVTSDAAASRQQPLPRCASEQRPKPIDGRSQRRHRRRSSRALVHISIDCSARTVGAAVLPSPMPAARDVGGAVKSGTRKKGDGDNARSPLYNSWSSSTDTDGEMAPFSSDGERGQATDTRSTLFSSHSFSSDSTADFYTATGPCARPRRHTNPPRRAPPRRAARPADAFRPPAASAAAGKHDTEKKKKKKLVDLKDGAVAAAGSTAVVKRSHNPYADFRSSMVEMVAGRRLRGADALSELLVWYLSLNSPRHHPAILAAFEDVWEAVLGNDP; from the coding sequence ATGCGGCTGGTCCTGCCCATCCAGACCATCGTGATCCCGTCCCTCCCAACTAGCTATTTTAAGCCCCCTCGCCGCGCCAGCGTGAGGAAGCCGAAACCACAAGACACGCGCGCACACCTTACTGTCGAGTGTTCGATCAAGTCCTTCATGGACAAGAGCCGCCACGACAAGACCGGCGGCCACGGCGTGGGCGTCGGCGgccggctgcggcagcggctCGCGCAGATCCTCCTCCATTCGTCCTGCGCCACCACCTCGGCCACCGCCTTCGTCAGCGTCGCCAGTAGCACCAATGCCGCCGCGGCCATCGTCACCAGTGACGCCGCGGCCTCGCGCCAACAACCACTTCCTCGGTGCGCGAGCGAGCAGCGGCCCAAGCCCATCGATGGCAGgtcccagcgccgccaccgccgccgcagctcgcggGCGCTTGTTCACATCTCCATCGACTGCTCCGCGCGCACGGTCGGCGCGGCGGTTCTGCCTTCGCcgatgccggcggcgagggacgtcggcggcgccgtGAAGAGCGGCACGCGCAAGAAGGGCGATGGCGATAACGCACGCTCGCCGCTGTACAACAGCTGGTCGTCGTCCACCGACACCGACGGCGAGATGGCGCCGTTCAGCAGCGACGGGGAGAGGGGCCAAGCAACGGACACGAGGTCGACGCTCTTCTCGTCCCACAGCTTCTCCTCCGACTCCACGGCGGACTTCTACACCGCCACCGGCCCTTGCGCCAGGCCGAGGCGGCACACGAAcccgcctcgccgcgcaccGCCGAGGCGCGCGGCCAGGCCCGCCGACGCGTTCCGGCCTCCCGCGgcatccgcggcggcgggtAAGCACGACacggagaagaaaaagaagaagaagctggTGGACCTCAAGGACGGCGCCGTGGCGGCCGCGGGCAGCACGGCGGTGGTGAAGCGGTCGCACAACCCGTACGCCGACTTCCGGAGCTCGATGGTGGAGATGGTGGCCGGGCGGCGCCTCCGCGGCGCCGACGCGCTCAGCGAGCTCCTGGTGTGGTACCTGTCCCTGAACTCGCCGAGGCACCACccggccatcctcgccgccTTCGAGGACGTCTGGGAGGCCGTCCTTGGCAACGATCCCTGA